One genomic segment of Bifidobacterium breve DSM 20213 = JCM 1192 includes these proteins:
- a CDS encoding phosphoribosyl-ATP diphosphatase, whose amino-acid sequence MKTFESLFAELSEKAKIRPEGSLTVDELDKGTHFIGKKIIEEAGETWMAAEYEGADRTAEEMSQLLYHVQVMMIKHGLTLEDVYKHL is encoded by the coding sequence ATGAAGACGTTTGAATCCCTGTTCGCCGAACTGTCCGAAAAGGCCAAGATCCGTCCCGAAGGCTCCCTGACTGTCGATGAGCTCGACAAGGGCACCCACTTCATCGGCAAGAAGATCATCGAAGAGGCCGGCGAAACCTGGATGGCCGCCGAGTACGAGGGCGCGGATCGCACCGCCGAAGAGATGAGCCAGCTGCTCTACCATGTTCAGGTCATGATGATCAAGCACGGCCTGACCCTCGAGGACGTCTACAAGCACCTGTGA
- the rpe gene encoding ribulose-phosphate 3-epimerase produces the protein MSNIAIAPSILSADFCNLERDLKAISNADLVHVDVMDHHFVPNLTLGEPIVGRICEVTDLPVDVHLMIEDPDRWAPEYAKLGAASVSFHMGATHAPVRLARQLREMGCKASFAVRPAEPVEPIFDILDEFDMVLIMTVEPGFGGQKFLDNQMAKVRRLRDEITRRGLKTRIQVDGGVSPKTAHIVAAAGADVLVAGSAVYGAENPAQAVDDIRAKAEAAFKA, from the coding sequence ATGAGCAATATCGCAATCGCACCCAGCATCCTGTCCGCTGATTTCTGCAACCTCGAACGTGACCTCAAGGCCATCTCCAATGCCGATTTGGTTCACGTCGACGTGATGGATCATCATTTCGTGCCGAACCTGACCCTTGGCGAGCCCATCGTTGGCCGCATCTGCGAGGTCACCGACCTTCCCGTCGACGTGCACCTGATGATCGAGGATCCGGATCGTTGGGCCCCCGAATACGCCAAGCTCGGTGCCGCTTCGGTCTCCTTCCACATGGGTGCCACCCATGCCCCGGTACGTCTGGCACGCCAGCTGCGCGAAATGGGCTGCAAGGCGAGCTTCGCCGTGCGTCCGGCCGAACCGGTCGAGCCGATTTTCGACATCCTCGATGAGTTCGACATGGTGCTCATCATGACCGTGGAGCCCGGCTTCGGCGGCCAGAAGTTCCTCGACAACCAGATGGCCAAGGTTCGCCGTCTACGCGACGAAATCACCCGTCGCGGACTGAAGACCCGCATTCAGGTCGACGGTGGCGTGAGCCCCAAGACCGCGCACATCGTGGCCGCAGCCGGCGCCGACGTGCTCGTGGCCGGTTCCGCCGTATATGGCGCTGAGAACCCCGCCCAGGCCGTCGATGACATCCGTGCCAAGGCCGAGGCCGCGTTTAAGGCCTGA
- the lgt gene encoding prolipoprotein diacylglyceryl transferase, producing the protein MNLAYIPSPTFSKFQVGPFTIHMYAICILIGICVAVWILTTRWKRYGGTFDQILDTTLVTVPCALVGARLYHCITTPADYFPPTGNLINILKVWEGGMAIFGGISVGTLVAFLWCRHKHYPFAIFADAIAPALPVAQAIGRLGNWFNQELYGWPTTLPWGLKLNDADAIGKSEICYSGAECPDYKTTLFHPTFLYEMIWNLIGAAIIIYLGHKLADRLRAGQQFAMYLMWYGLGRTWVENVRINYSTVILGLRTNVWTAIIVFVIGCILFVVLYQHGPDSKVQARQLAAVTADELERQSIEEERLRQKKAQRGNMQNK; encoded by the coding sequence ATGAATCTGGCCTATATCCCCTCGCCGACCTTCTCTAAATTCCAGGTCGGCCCGTTTACCATCCACATGTATGCAATCTGCATCCTGATTGGCATCTGCGTGGCTGTGTGGATCCTCACCACGCGCTGGAAGCGCTACGGCGGCACCTTCGACCAGATTCTCGACACCACGCTCGTCACCGTGCCCTGCGCTCTGGTGGGCGCACGCCTCTACCACTGCATCACCACGCCGGCCGACTACTTCCCGCCCACCGGCAACCTGATCAACATCCTCAAGGTGTGGGAAGGCGGCATGGCCATCTTCGGCGGTATCTCCGTGGGCACGCTGGTGGCGTTCCTATGGTGCCGCCACAAGCATTACCCGTTCGCGATCTTCGCCGACGCCATCGCCCCCGCGCTGCCCGTGGCCCAGGCCATCGGCCGACTCGGCAACTGGTTCAACCAGGAACTCTACGGGTGGCCCACCACCCTGCCTTGGGGTCTGAAACTCAACGACGCGGACGCCATCGGCAAATCCGAAATCTGCTATTCCGGCGCTGAGTGCCCCGACTACAAAACCACCCTGTTCCACCCCACATTCCTGTATGAGATGATCTGGAACCTCATCGGCGCCGCGATCATCATCTACCTTGGCCATAAGCTCGCCGACCGCCTTAGGGCTGGCCAGCAGTTCGCCATGTACCTGATGTGGTACGGACTGGGCCGCACCTGGGTCGAAAACGTGCGCATCAACTACTCCACAGTGATTCTGGGGTTGCGCACCAACGTCTGGACCGCCATCATCGTCTTCGTGATCGGCTGCATCCTGTTCGTCGTGCTCTACCAGCATGGCCCTGACTCCAAGGTACAGGCCCGGCAACTTGCGGCGGTCACCGCCGACGAACTCGAACGCCAGAGCATCGAAGAAGAACGACTGCGCCAGAAGAAAGCCCAGCGCGGCAATATGCAAAATAAGTAA